In one window of Acidobacteriota bacterium DNA:
- a CDS encoding heme exporter protein CcmB, with amino-acid sequence MSGVAATNPPGLAHVTRATLAKDIRLEWRSKDALNGMLFFALLVVVIFSFSFEPTAEESRRMAGGLIWTAFLFAATVALNQTWARELRNQVLDAYRISPAPANALFLGKALGNLLFIAGVEALVVPAFVVFYNLRSIGPLYQLLAVFLLGTWALVVNGTFFAALSLRTRSREMMLPLILFPISIPALIAMVLATTAVLVGESPRMGLALLAVYDIIFTTVCLLLFETVLNAE; translated from the coding sequence ATGAGTGGCGTTGCTGCTACGAACCCGCCCGGACTGGCGCACGTCACGCGCGCGACGCTCGCCAAAGACATTCGCCTCGAGTGGCGCTCGAAAGACGCGCTCAACGGCATGCTGTTCTTCGCGCTGCTCGTGGTCGTGATCTTCAGCTTCAGCTTTGAGCCGACGGCGGAGGAATCGCGACGCATGGCCGGGGGGTTGATCTGGACGGCGTTCCTGTTCGCCGCTACCGTAGCGCTGAACCAGACGTGGGCGCGCGAGCTGCGTAACCAGGTGCTGGATGCGTATCGCATCTCGCCGGCGCCCGCGAACGCGCTCTTTCTCGGCAAGGCGCTGGGCAATCTCCTGTTCATCGCCGGGGTGGAAGCGTTGGTCGTCCCGGCGTTCGTGGTGTTCTACAACCTGCGCTCCATCGGGCCGCTGTACCAGCTGCTTGCCGTCTTCCTGCTGGGCACGTGGGCGCTGGTGGTGAATGGGACGTTCTTCGCGGCGCTCTCGCTCCGCACCCGCAGTCGTGAGATGATGCTGCCGCTCATCCTTTTCCCGATCAGCATCCCGGCACTCATCGCGATGGTGCTTGCCACCACCGCGGTGCTGGTGGGGGAGTCGCCCCGCATGGGATTGGCGCTGCTGGCGGTCTACGACATCATCTTCACCACGGTGTGCTTGCTGCTATTCGAGACGGTACTGAACGCGGAATGA
- a CDS encoding cytochrome c biogenesis protein, with product MNKTAFMVLAVIAAALLSFGLHAAMNAPSIYVPAANSAKERELSEIFRIFYYHVPSAWTAFLLFFANFIASVAYLWKRKPAADAFALATAEVGVVFCTVVLVTGPIWARPVWGIWWTWDARLTTTLVLWLIYISYLLLRRYSTGGQTPVLAAVLAVFGFLDVPLVYMSIRWFRTQHPQPVIGGGEGSGIAPPMMQALLVNFSAFLVFAILLVWLRYAMGRMRAQLEERHALAAVSTAGAER from the coding sequence ATGAACAAGACAGCATTCATGGTATTGGCGGTGATCGCGGCGGCGCTGCTGAGCTTCGGCTTGCACGCCGCGATGAACGCGCCATCCATCTACGTGCCGGCGGCGAACTCGGCGAAAGAGCGCGAGCTCAGCGAGATCTTCCGCATCTTCTATTACCACGTGCCCTCGGCGTGGACCGCGTTCCTGCTGTTCTTCGCGAACTTCATCGCGTCGGTCGCCTACTTGTGGAAGCGCAAACCGGCGGCGGATGCCTTCGCGCTGGCAACCGCGGAAGTGGGCGTGGTCTTCTGCACCGTGGTGCTGGTGACAGGCCCGATCTGGGCGCGTCCGGTGTGGGGCATCTGGTGGACGTGGGACGCGCGGCTAACGACCACGCTGGTGCTGTGGCTGATCTACATCAGCTACCTGCTGCTGCGGCGCTACTCGACGGGCGGACAGACGCCGGTGTTGGCGGCGGTGCTGGCCGTCTTCGGCTTCCTGGATGTGCCGCTGGTCTACATGTCGATCCGATGGTTCCGCACGCAGCATCCGCAGCCGGTGATCGGCGGCGGAGAAGGTTCGGGGATCGCGCCACCGATGATGCAAGCGTTGCTGGTGAACTTCAGCGCTTTCTTGGTGTTTGCCATCCTGCTGGTGTGGCTGCGTTACGCGATGGGGCGGATGCGCGCGCAGCTCGAGGAGCGGCACGCGCTGGCAGCCGTCTCGACTGCGGGGGCCGAGCGATGA
- a CDS encoding nuclear transport factor 2 family protein, with protein sequence MRQFTADQVRAEVQRFWNAFAGKDAQTLADFYAHESSVFGSSATRSEPGRLAATRRQREYFGAHSTLKATLGAIDVAILADGGAAVADYTFQFHASKVMTALGSVTEENIKHGRATQVFAFDPDGKVRIVHEHLSTVDKPS encoded by the coding sequence GTGAGACAATTCACCGCCGACCAGGTCCGCGCCGAGGTGCAACGTTTCTGGAACGCCTTCGCCGGGAAAGATGCCCAAACCCTCGCCGACTTCTACGCGCATGAGTCCAGCGTCTTCGGCTCCAGCGCCACCCGCTCCGAGCCCGGACGCCTCGCCGCCACCCGCCGCCAGCGCGAATACTTCGGCGCACATTCCACTTTGAAAGCCACACTCGGCGCCATCGACGTTGCCATCCTCGCCGATGGCGGCGCCGCCGTCGCCGACTACACCTTCCAGTTCCACGCCTCCAAGGTCATGACCGCGCTCGGCAGCGTGACGGAAGAGAACATCAAGCACGGCCGCGCCACGCAGGTCTTCGCCTTCGATCCTGACGGCAAGGTGCGCATCGTCCATGAACACCTTTCCACCGTGGACAAGCCGAGCTGA
- a CDS encoding anti-sigma factor: protein MSTHEQSAELLALYALGALPAAEQAELEQHLAGCATCRRELEVLRGDAALLALTTLGPAPPERSRARLVSALATEPHMRTVRRRRSFFEFVPILATAVLVLISILLWRENVQLRRRLEYSRIALEQEHQRTEQAQMLLEMLRDPEAQHVTLVSPNQPPHPHGRAIYAPKRAELVFMATNLAPLPAGKTYELWLLPKSGGKPMPAGTFKPNAAGEALVMNPPLPVGVEAASFAVTIEPDGGKDTPTMPIQMMGSGQ, encoded by the coding sequence GCTCTACGCGCTGGGAGCGCTGCCCGCTGCCGAGCAAGCCGAGCTCGAGCAACATCTTGCCGGCTGCGCCACCTGCCGCCGCGAGCTCGAAGTCCTGCGCGGAGACGCCGCGCTGCTCGCGCTCACCACCCTGGGACCGGCTCCACCGGAGCGCTCGCGGGCGCGTCTGGTGAGTGCCCTCGCCACCGAGCCGCATATGCGCACGGTCCGTCGCCGGCGCTCCTTCTTTGAGTTCGTCCCTATCCTCGCCACCGCGGTGCTGGTGCTCATCAGCATCCTGCTTTGGCGGGAGAATGTGCAGCTGCGCCGCCGGCTCGAGTACTCGCGCATCGCGCTCGAGCAGGAGCACCAACGGACCGAGCAGGCGCAGATGCTGCTCGAGATGCTTCGCGATCCTGAGGCGCAACACGTAACCCTGGTTAGTCCGAACCAGCCACCGCATCCCCACGGACGCGCCATCTACGCGCCCAAGCGTGCCGAGCTGGTCTTTATGGCGACCAACCTCGCGCCACTGCCCGCCGGCAAGACCTACGAACTCTGGCTGCTGCCCAAGTCCGGCGGCAAACCCATGCCTGCGGGTACCTTCAAGCCCAACGCCGCCGGCGAGGCCCTGGTGATGAACCCGCCACTGCCGGTCGGGGTAGAGGCGGCATCGTTCGCCGTGACCATCGAGCCCGATGGCGGCAAGGACACGCCGACCATGCCCATCCAGATGATGGGCTCTGGCCAGTAG